The sequence below is a genomic window from Pirellulales bacterium.
GCATTCGGCCAATACCATGCTGGTGCGTGAAACCGAGCACCTGCTCACCCGTCAAGCGGGGCGCCCCTCGCACATTCCGAAGGCCTTCTACCACAGGCATCGTAATCAGGCAAAGTCGTGGCGGTGCGAAAGGTGGTCAGTCGCCAAGGTTGATTGGCACGCGGTCGAGCCGTGCCTGCGCGTAGGGTTCATCGTGACCAACCGCCCCCAGTACCCGACGAATGTCCCCGAGGTCGACAACCGTCGCCGAACCGCCCAGCAGTGGCTCAACGATGGCAAGAACGCGGCCAAGGGGACCAAGCTCTCCCGCCCTACGTTCGAAGACAACCCGGCTCGGCTGCAGCGCTTCGCTCCGGCTTACCGCCCGGCGAACTTCCAGCGGCGGCTGGCGCTACCCGGCAATCTCCAGCACCAGTCGCTGACGACCCTGCGGGAAAAACTCGTACAGTTCGTAGCCAGAATGACCCGGCACCCGAAGTATGTCACGTATCAACGGGCCGAGATGACGGTACCTCGAAGATAGATCGTCGCACCGTGGGCTCCAGAATCCGCGTTTGGCGATGCCAGCGCCGCGCACGACGGTTCAGGACCATCCCTCAAAAGGTGTGACACA
It includes:
- a CDS encoding transposase, whose translation is MLVRETEHLLTRQAGRPSHIPKAFYHRHRNQAKSWRCERWSVAKVDWHAVEPCLRVGFIVTNRPQYPTNVPEVDNRRRTAQQWLNDGKNAAKGTKLSRPTFEDNPARLQRFAPAYRPANFQRRLALPGNLQHQSLTTLREKLVQFVARMTRHPKYVTYQRAEMTVPRR